A window of Cellulomonas fimi contains these coding sequences:
- a CDS encoding PadR family transcriptional regulator, whose protein sequence is MGNQMTEMLKGTLEGIVLTVLADRPAYGYEITTQLRDMGFSDLVEGTVYALLVRVEQRGFVDVEKVPSEKGPPRKVYSLNDDGRAQLDEFWRTWSFLAGRIEQLRTQHGGTPRTADQPVDGEN, encoded by the coding sequence ATGGGCAACCAGATGACCGAGATGCTCAAGGGCACCCTCGAGGGGATCGTGCTGACCGTCCTCGCGGACCGGCCGGCGTACGGCTACGAGATCACGACGCAGCTGCGGGACATGGGGTTCTCCGACCTCGTCGAGGGCACGGTCTACGCGCTCCTCGTCCGCGTCGAGCAGCGGGGGTTCGTGGACGTCGAGAAGGTCCCCTCGGAGAAGGGCCCGCCCCGCAAGGTCTACTCGCTCAACGACGACGGGCGAGCACAGCTCGACGAGTTCTGGAGGACGTGGTCCTTCCTCGCCGGGCGCATCGAACAGCTCCGCACCCAGCACGGCGGGACGCCGCGCACCGCAGACCAGCCCGTGGACGGGGAGAACTGA
- a CDS encoding SulP family inorganic anion transporter — MRPGSALRGLLPGRDDYAALRTSWRTDLLAGVTVGVVALPLALAFGVSSGAGAAAGLVTAIVAGVVAAVLGGSHVQVSGPTGAMVVVLAPIVATHGTPAVAVVCLLAGALVVAAGVLRLGRLVGMVPWPVIEGFTLGIAVIILLQQVPAAVGVPAAGHDANAAVAAVQALGETTARDALWSVGVVAVVVAVMLLAPRVHRAVPGSLVAIALVTVVTAVAHLPVATIGALPAGLPAPAWPDVDLTTLAQLGGPAVTVAALAAIESLLSARVAASHSDTGPYDADRELVGQGLASVASGLFGGMPATGAIARTAVNVSSGARTRVAAVVHACVLLVVVGSLGGVVAHVPLAGLAGVLMVTAVRMVSVRGVRLVVRSTRAAAALFTLTALITISVDLVYAVGIGIAVAAALSLRTMVRAAGVHREELPGPRAAGDERIALFRVEGALFFAAAERVLDRVASIEGVSVVVLRLSQVQILDATGAQVLGELVTGLHRRGIAVLIKGIQPDHLGLARRVGALEALGDDHLFAGLDDAVAHARAIAAPAARPAATVGSPTA, encoded by the coding sequence GTGAGGCCCGGCTCCGCCCTGCGGGGGCTGCTGCCCGGCCGGGACGACTACGCCGCCCTGCGCACCTCGTGGCGGACCGACCTGCTCGCGGGCGTCACGGTCGGCGTCGTCGCGCTGCCGCTCGCGCTCGCGTTCGGCGTGAGCTCCGGCGCCGGAGCGGCCGCGGGGCTCGTCACGGCCATCGTCGCGGGCGTCGTGGCCGCGGTGCTCGGCGGGTCGCACGTCCAGGTGTCCGGGCCCACCGGCGCGATGGTGGTCGTCCTCGCGCCGATCGTGGCGACGCACGGGACCCCCGCGGTCGCGGTCGTGTGCCTGCTGGCGGGCGCGCTCGTCGTCGCGGCGGGCGTGCTCCGCCTCGGGCGCCTGGTCGGGATGGTCCCGTGGCCGGTCATCGAGGGGTTCACGCTCGGCATCGCGGTCATCATCCTGCTGCAGCAGGTCCCGGCCGCGGTCGGCGTCCCCGCAGCGGGCCACGACGCGAACGCCGCGGTCGCGGCCGTCCAGGCGCTCGGGGAGACGACCGCGCGCGACGCCCTGTGGTCCGTCGGGGTCGTCGCGGTCGTCGTCGCCGTGATGCTGCTCGCCCCCCGGGTGCACCGCGCGGTGCCCGGGTCGCTCGTCGCGATCGCGCTCGTCACGGTGGTCACCGCCGTGGCGCACCTGCCCGTCGCCACGATCGGCGCGCTCCCCGCCGGGCTCCCGGCGCCGGCCTGGCCCGACGTGGACCTGACGACGCTCGCGCAGCTCGGGGGCCCGGCGGTGACGGTCGCCGCGCTCGCGGCGATCGAGTCGCTGCTGTCGGCGCGTGTCGCCGCGTCGCACTCGGACACCGGCCCGTACGACGCCGACCGCGAGCTCGTCGGCCAGGGGCTCGCCTCGGTCGCGTCGGGGCTGTTCGGCGGCATGCCCGCGACCGGCGCGATCGCCCGGACGGCGGTCAACGTCAGCTCCGGTGCCCGCACGCGCGTCGCGGCCGTCGTGCACGCGTGCGTCCTGCTCGTGGTGGTGGGCAGCCTGGGCGGCGTCGTCGCGCACGTGCCGCTCGCCGGGCTCGCCGGCGTCCTCATGGTCACGGCGGTGCGCATGGTCTCGGTGCGCGGCGTCCGGCTCGTCGTCCGGTCGACGCGCGCGGCGGCGGCCCTGTTCACGCTCACGGCGCTGATCACGATCTCCGTCGACCTGGTGTACGCCGTGGGCATCGGCATCGCGGTCGCCGCCGCGCTCAGCCTGCGCACGATGGTCCGCGCCGCGGGCGTGCACCGGGAGGAGCTGCCCGGGCCGCGCGCCGCCGGGGACGAGCGGATCGCGCTGTTCCGCGTGGAGGGCGCGCTGTTCTTCGCCGCCGCCGAGCGCGTGCTGGACCGGGTGGCCTCGATCGAGGGCGTGAGCGTCGTGGTGCTCCGCCTGTCGCAGGTGCAGATCCTGGACGCCACCGGCGCCCAGGTGCTCGGCGAGCTCGTGACCGGGCTGCACCGCCGCGGGATCGCCGTGCTCATCAAGGGCATCCAGCCCGACCACCTCGGGCTGGCCCGTCGCGTGGGGGCGCTCGAGGCGCTGGGAGACGACCACCTCTTCGCGGGTCTCGACGACGCCGTCGCGCACGCGCGCGCGATCGCGGCACCCGCCGCCCGCCCGGCCGCCACCGTCGGCTCCCCCACCGCCTGA
- a CDS encoding ArsR/SmtB family transcription factor produces the protein MPSSPPLNEVKANLFKGLAHPVRIRVLELLAPGTDVPVSTLIAETGLEASHLSQHLAVLRRYHLVESSRRGSAVYYRLASVHVAELLRVARDLLGEILRATHDQLAAAADEPAPTTVAR, from the coding sequence GTGCCTTCCTCGCCGCCGCTCAACGAGGTCAAGGCGAACCTCTTCAAGGGCCTGGCCCATCCCGTCCGCATCCGGGTGCTCGAGCTCCTCGCTCCCGGCACCGACGTCCCCGTCTCGACGCTCATCGCCGAGACCGGGCTCGAGGCGTCGCACCTCTCGCAGCACCTCGCGGTCCTGCGCCGGTACCACCTCGTCGAGTCCTCCCGGCGGGGCAGCGCGGTGTACTACCGCCTCGCGTCCGTCCACGTCGCCGAGCTGCTGCGGGTCGCCCGGGACCTGCTCGGCGAGATCCTGCGTGCGACGCACGACCAGCTCGCGGCGGCGGCCGACGAGCCGGCGCCGACCACGGTCGCGCGGTGA
- a CDS encoding SDR family oxidoreductase, translating to MRTIVVTGSASGIGRAAADLLEQRGERVVGVDLRDADVAVDLAGPAGRLALVEHVRALTDGRLDAVVANAGLATQSPADVAVNYFGTVATLEGLRPLLAGSAAPRAVATASMASLMATDAELVDLCLTGDEPGALARAAKLVEAELSHLVYASTKAALCRWLRRNAPLTPWAGAAIPLNAIAPGVVETPMVAPFLATDEQRAALAAQVPMPLNGFMDADVPARLIAWLVSEENTHLCGQVVFVDGGSDAVIRGDATW from the coding sequence ATGCGCACGATCGTCGTCACCGGGTCCGCCTCGGGCATCGGGCGGGCGGCCGCCGACCTGCTGGAGCAGCGCGGGGAGCGGGTGGTCGGCGTCGACCTCCGTGACGCCGACGTCGCCGTCGACCTGGCCGGGCCCGCCGGTCGGCTCGCGCTCGTCGAGCACGTGCGCGCCCTCACCGACGGCCGCCTCGACGCGGTCGTCGCCAACGCCGGGCTCGCCACGCAGTCTCCCGCGGACGTCGCCGTCAACTACTTCGGCACCGTCGCCACCCTCGAGGGCCTGCGGCCCCTGCTCGCCGGCTCGGCCGCACCGCGCGCCGTCGCGACCGCCTCGATGGCGAGCCTCATGGCGACCGACGCCGAGCTCGTCGACCTCTGCCTGACGGGCGACGAGCCCGGCGCGCTCGCGCGCGCGGCGAAGCTCGTCGAGGCCGAGCTCTCCCACCTCGTCTACGCCAGCACGAAGGCCGCGCTGTGCCGCTGGCTGCGCCGCAACGCCCCGCTCACGCCGTGGGCCGGCGCCGCGATCCCGCTCAACGCGATCGCGCCGGGAGTCGTCGAGACGCCCATGGTCGCGCCGTTCCTCGCGACCGACGAGCAGCGTGCCGCGCTCGCGGCCCAGGTCCCGATGCCCCTCAACGGCTTCATGGACGCCGACGTCCCGGCGCGTCTGATCGCGTGGCTCGTGAGCGAGGAGAACACCCACCTGTGCGGGCAGGTCGTGTTCGTCGACGGCGGCTCCGACGCGGTGATCCGCGGCGACGCCACCTGGTGA
- a CDS encoding M23 family metallopeptidase: MLPPTAAPSVDRRRPPHARRGVAVLVAAALLLPLPASVGAADDLDDRRRSAQEQAEGARQRTDDLRASVEGLSADLAQAVAELAETESRLPVAQEQLRAAQATLDGAERRAEILAARLVDARDQQATLRDGLARTSARDDEVRAAIGQLARQAQRGGAGASGLAVVLDAEDLDEFSARMQALETAQRSQDRLLEELTALAAATRNHEARLAAVADRIGELRAEADAEVVRADQARADAAAREAEITRLLAAQEATRQRLGDMKAQAEAEAAAADRERAAIEAELAGIIAEQQRVAAEQERARVEQERIRAEQERARAEEAAKAGQQPPPPAPPPAQPAPPPASGSSGPVFSNPTSITPMYVTSSYGMRLHPILGYTRLHAGIDLRTYCNTPLYAPRDAVVRWAQWRNGFGNQVMLDHGSVDGQSLMSSLNHLTRDTVSAGQRVQRGDLVGYAGNTGLSGACHLHFEVYRNGSTVNPAPLLER; this comes from the coding sequence GTGCTCCCTCCGACCGCGGCGCCGTCCGTCGACCGGCGCCGACCGCCCCACGCGCGCCGCGGCGTCGCGGTGCTCGTCGCGGCCGCGCTGCTGCTCCCGCTGCCCGCCTCGGTGGGCGCGGCGGACGACCTGGACGACCGGCGGCGCTCCGCCCAGGAGCAGGCCGAGGGGGCGCGGCAGCGGACCGACGACCTCCGCGCGTCGGTCGAGGGGCTGTCGGCCGACCTCGCGCAGGCCGTCGCGGAGCTCGCCGAGACGGAGTCACGGCTGCCCGTCGCGCAGGAGCAGCTGCGTGCGGCGCAGGCGACGCTCGACGGCGCGGAACGTCGCGCGGAGATCCTGGCGGCACGGCTGGTCGACGCGCGTGACCAGCAGGCGACGCTGCGCGACGGCCTCGCACGCACCAGCGCCCGCGACGACGAGGTGCGTGCGGCGATCGGGCAGCTCGCCCGGCAGGCGCAGCGCGGCGGCGCCGGGGCGTCGGGCCTCGCGGTCGTGCTCGACGCCGAGGACCTCGACGAGTTCAGCGCCCGCATGCAGGCGCTGGAGACGGCGCAGCGCAGCCAGGACCGGCTGCTCGAGGAGCTGACCGCGCTCGCGGCCGCCACCCGCAACCACGAGGCGCGGCTCGCCGCCGTCGCGGACCGCATCGGTGAGCTGCGGGCCGAGGCCGACGCGGAGGTCGTGCGCGCGGACCAGGCCCGCGCGGACGCGGCGGCCCGCGAGGCGGAGATCACCCGGCTGCTCGCCGCGCAGGAGGCCACGCGGCAGCGCCTGGGCGACATGAAGGCGCAGGCCGAGGCCGAGGCCGCCGCGGCGGACCGCGAGCGCGCCGCGATCGAGGCGGAGCTCGCGGGGATCATCGCCGAGCAGCAGCGGGTCGCCGCCGAGCAGGAGCGCGCCCGGGTCGAGCAGGAGCGGATCCGCGCCGAGCAGGAGCGGGCGCGGGCCGAGGAGGCGGCGAAGGCCGGCCAGCAGCCGCCTCCGCCGGCGCCGCCGCCCGCGCAGCCCGCCCCGCCGCCGGCATCGGGCTCGTCGGGCCCGGTGTTCTCGAACCCCACGTCGATCACGCCGATGTACGTGACGTCGAGCTACGGCATGCGTCTGCACCCGATCCTCGGCTACACGCGCCTGCACGCGGGGATCGACCTGCGCACGTACTGCAACACGCCGCTGTACGCGCCGCGCGACGCGGTCGTGCGCTGGGCGCAGTGGCGCAACGGGTTCGGCAACCAGGTGATGCTCGACCACGGGTCGGTCGACGGGCAGTCGCTCATGAGCAGCCTGAACCACCTGACGCGCGACACGGTCTCCGCAGGGCAGCGCGTGCAGCGGGGCGATCTCGTCGGCTATGCGGGCAACACCGGTCTGTCCGGCGCGTGCCACCTGCACTTCGAGGTGTACCGCAACGGGTCGACGGTGAACCCGGCGCCGCTGCTCGAGCGGTAG
- a CDS encoding M15 family metallopeptidase: protein MDGIVGIAQRMAEIRSSLQAVAPAPATPRSSGPTSATAATFAAALETAVTETRGTSTARDASGVPVDLARYGNGRIPPHALAPVGTTGHRLWAPAAQAFGDLTAAAARDGVRIGVTDSYRSYDAQVDVAARKGLYSQGGLAAEPGTSPHGWGLALDLDLDARAQAWMRANAGTYGFVEDTPREPWHWVYSR from the coding sequence ATGGACGGGATCGTGGGCATCGCCCAGCGCATGGCGGAGATCCGCAGCAGCCTGCAGGCCGTCGCGCCCGCACCGGCGACGCCGCGCAGCTCCGGGCCCACCTCGGCGACGGCGGCGACGTTCGCGGCCGCGCTCGAGACCGCGGTGACCGAGACGCGCGGCACGTCGACCGCGCGCGACGCGTCCGGCGTCCCCGTGGACCTCGCGCGGTACGGCAACGGCCGCATCCCGCCCCACGCGCTCGCGCCCGTCGGCACGACCGGGCACCGCCTGTGGGCCCCTGCCGCGCAGGCGTTCGGCGACCTGACCGCCGCGGCCGCCCGTGACGGCGTGCGGATCGGCGTCACCGACTCCTACCGCTCCTACGACGCGCAGGTCGACGTCGCCGCACGCAAGGGCCTCTACTCGCAGGGCGGCCTCGCCGCCGAGCCCGGGACCAGTCCGCACGGCTGGGGGCTCGCGCTCGACCTCGACCTCGACGCCCGCGCGCAGGCGTGGATGCGCGCGAACGCCGGCACCTACGGCTTCGTCGAGGACACCCCGCGCGAGCCGTGGCACTGGGTCTACTCGCGCTGA
- a CDS encoding DUF4132 domain-containing protein, with protein MALFGWVRREQGGGPGREWVAALRTAVQHVGGDEGVVDHVLTGRDPAVLARVPVQSWYSVSTRELHPKAAALRTLYAGARDVDAAVLRRWGHVLDRVHGAASWGLVLGPVAGCRWPELMIGQAGASTRASEPLPLTFDDLARVAAVDGATPADLLTAVFTVQGYQGHVHGGSRAALVRMPGLADALTAHRDLVTAALTVRDVDGRLAALDVVGLTLTDDALVDFVEPLAVGATASSAQVRGAAQAVLDRTGPAAVPPLRALAVSGRPDARARALDLLAERPDEYDWAVATAGADRAESVRSMPARWEAERAAEAAHVPEALPDAPPPTRWGLPRADAEAVARAVVGALATDVAEANRRRAAYARAQGGSPRQEPVPGATEVAALTKVLASTRPPVPGSARARPDDRWALARALTTAASRGDVDATSAVALLVAAGLADQQSALVMVLQAVHARSGEPDLLGLQQMLDEAGLDGRTLVWTACVTGWISGLARGWPDEHVWPFVARNLGWVLEQGRRDGWYVQTTTYFRMLATLPTPPARLVEHLYDLALRGRKTDREPAQRALAGDPQRAQRAAAALLDGRSESRLVAAQWLVEIADPAAVPALRAAWDKEKQDVVRGALLDALLAAGEDAETYLDPAATTATAEAYVAKGLPAPLAWVAWDTVPEVRWASSGESVPRAVVQWLCGTAVKARSPEPNAILRHYAVAFEPESRRRLAHHLLQTWLTEDVRPVPADEAERSARQTAAGSHRWLTAPGSQYEGLSVDELYARLLPAALRAPAGSAIASKGLLAVVAACGGREVVAPTERFLREWFGQRAAQGKALIAMLAWVDDPAAVQLVLSVGSRFRTKSFQEEAVRQAQALADRKGWTVDELADRTVPTAGFGDDGVLTLSYGPRTFTARLLPDLTVELRDPDGTVVKALPAPRRTDDADLAADAKKAFAAARKDVKAIATLQQRRLYEALCTERSWSADDWDRYLLRHPVLGLAVRRLVWVATVDDQEPVVFRPLDDGSLTDVDDEPVELPEGARVRLAHDSVLDPAAVARWVEHLADYEVTPLFPQLGRGVHALPADTAGRRELDDFTGHVLEAFALRGRALRLGWTRGETVDGGWFLTYDKRFPTLGVVARIEFTGNSLPEENRTVALRTLSFHRSGPDGQGEVGLTVGEVPAVLVSECWHDLRAIAAEGTGFDPDWEKRTAGY; from the coding sequence GTGGCCCTGTTCGGATGGGTGCGGCGGGAGCAGGGTGGCGGGCCGGGCCGGGAGTGGGTCGCCGCGCTGCGCACGGCCGTCCAGCACGTCGGCGGTGACGAGGGCGTCGTCGACCACGTGCTGACCGGCCGGGACCCGGCGGTGCTCGCACGGGTCCCCGTGCAGAGCTGGTACAGCGTGAGCACGCGCGAGCTGCACCCGAAGGCCGCGGCCCTGCGCACGCTCTACGCCGGTGCCCGCGACGTCGACGCCGCGGTGCTGCGCCGCTGGGGGCACGTCCTCGACCGGGTGCACGGCGCCGCCTCGTGGGGGCTCGTGCTGGGCCCCGTCGCCGGGTGCCGCTGGCCCGAGCTCATGATCGGGCAGGCGGGCGCGTCGACGCGCGCGAGCGAGCCGTTGCCGCTCACGTTCGACGACCTCGCACGCGTCGCCGCCGTGGACGGTGCGACGCCCGCGGACCTGCTGACCGCGGTGTTCACCGTCCAGGGCTACCAGGGGCACGTGCACGGCGGGTCCCGCGCGGCGCTCGTGCGGATGCCGGGTCTCGCGGACGCGCTGACGGCACACCGCGACCTCGTCACGGCGGCGCTCACCGTGCGCGACGTCGACGGGCGCCTGGCCGCGCTGGACGTCGTGGGCCTGACCCTCACCGACGACGCCCTGGTCGACTTCGTCGAGCCGCTCGCGGTCGGGGCGACGGCGTCGAGCGCGCAGGTGCGCGGCGCCGCGCAGGCGGTGCTCGACCGGACCGGACCCGCCGCCGTGCCGCCGCTGCGCGCGCTCGCCGTGAGCGGACGGCCGGACGCGCGCGCACGCGCCCTGGACCTCCTCGCCGAGCGCCCGGACGAGTACGACTGGGCGGTCGCGACGGCCGGGGCCGACCGTGCCGAGAGCGTCCGGTCGATGCCCGCGCGCTGGGAGGCGGAACGCGCCGCGGAGGCGGCGCACGTCCCCGAGGCCCTGCCCGACGCCCCGCCACCGACCCGGTGGGGCCTGCCGCGCGCGGACGCCGAGGCCGTCGCCCGGGCGGTCGTCGGGGCGCTCGCCACCGACGTGGCGGAGGCGAACCGGCGCCGCGCGGCGTACGCACGCGCGCAGGGCGGCTCCCCGCGTCAGGAGCCCGTCCCGGGCGCGACCGAGGTCGCGGCACTGACGAAGGTGCTGGCGTCCACGCGCCCGCCGGTCCCGGGGAGCGCACGGGCGCGCCCGGACGACCGGTGGGCGCTCGCGCGGGCGCTCACGACGGCGGCGTCGCGCGGGGACGTCGACGCGACCAGCGCCGTCGCGCTGCTCGTCGCGGCGGGCCTCGCGGACCAGCAGTCGGCGCTCGTCATGGTCCTGCAGGCCGTGCACGCGCGGTCCGGCGAGCCGGACCTCCTCGGGCTGCAGCAGATGCTCGACGAGGCGGGTCTCGACGGCCGGACGCTCGTCTGGACCGCGTGCGTCACCGGCTGGATCAGCGGTCTCGCGCGCGGCTGGCCCGACGAGCACGTGTGGCCCTTCGTCGCGCGCAACCTCGGCTGGGTGCTCGAGCAGGGCCGCAGGGACGGGTGGTACGTGCAGACGACGACGTACTTCCGCATGCTCGCGACGCTGCCGACGCCCCCGGCGCGCCTCGTCGAGCACCTGTACGACCTGGCGCTGCGGGGCCGCAAGACCGACCGGGAGCCCGCGCAGCGCGCGCTCGCCGGGGACCCGCAGCGCGCGCAGCGGGCGGCGGCGGCGCTCCTCGACGGTCGCTCCGAGTCGCGACTGGTCGCGGCGCAGTGGCTCGTCGAGATCGCGGACCCGGCCGCTGTTCCCGCGCTGCGGGCGGCGTGGGACAAGGAGAAGCAGGACGTCGTGCGCGGTGCGCTCCTCGACGCGCTCCTCGCCGCCGGGGAGGACGCCGAGACCTACCTCGACCCCGCCGCCACGACCGCGACCGCCGAGGCGTACGTCGCGAAGGGCCTGCCCGCACCGCTCGCCTGGGTGGCGTGGGACACCGTGCCCGAGGTGCGGTGGGCGTCGTCGGGGGAGAGCGTCCCGCGGGCGGTCGTGCAGTGGCTGTGCGGCACGGCGGTGAAGGCGCGGTCGCCCGAGCCGAACGCGATCCTCCGGCACTACGCCGTCGCGTTCGAGCCCGAGAGCCGACGGAGGCTCGCGCACCACCTGCTCCAGACCTGGCTGACCGAGGACGTGCGGCCCGTCCCGGCCGACGAGGCGGAACGGTCGGCCCGGCAGACCGCCGCGGGGAGCCACCGCTGGCTCACCGCACCCGGCAGCCAGTACGAGGGACTGTCGGTCGACGAGCTCTACGCACGCCTCCTGCCCGCCGCCCTGCGCGCGCCGGCGGGGTCGGCGATCGCGAGCAAGGGGCTGCTCGCGGTGGTCGCCGCGTGCGGCGGACGGGAGGTCGTCGCCCCCACGGAGCGCTTCCTGCGCGAGTGGTTCGGGCAGCGGGCCGCGCAGGGCAAGGCGCTCATCGCGATGCTCGCGTGGGTGGACGACCCCGCGGCGGTGCAGCTCGTGCTCTCCGTCGGGTCGCGGTTCCGGACCAAGAGCTTCCAGGAGGAGGCGGTCCGGCAGGCGCAGGCGCTCGCGGACCGCAAGGGGTGGACCGTCGACGAGCTCGCCGACCGGACCGTGCCCACCGCGGGGTTCGGCGACGACGGCGTCCTCACCCTGTCGTACGGGCCGCGCACGTTCACCGCCCGGCTGCTGCCCGACCTCACGGTGGAGCTGCGGGACCCGGACGGCACGGTGGTCAAGGCGCTGCCGGCACCGCGCCGCACGGACGACGCCGACCTCGCCGCGGACGCGAAGAAGGCGTTCGCGGCGGCCCGCAAGGACGTCAAGGCGATCGCGACGCTCCAGCAGCGGCGGCTGTACGAGGCGCTGTGCACCGAGCGGTCGTGGTCCGCGGACGACTGGGACCGGTACCTGCTGCGGCACCCGGTCCTCGGGCTCGCCGTCCGGCGGCTCGTGTGGGTCGCGACGGTCGACGACCAGGAGCCGGTGGTGTTCCGCCCGCTCGACGACGGGAGCCTCACCGACGTCGACGACGAGCCCGTCGAGCTGCCCGAGGGCGCCCGTGTCCGCCTCGCCCACGACAGCGTGCTGGACCCGGCCGCGGTCGCCCGCTGGGTCGAGCACCTCGCGGACTACGAGGTGACGCCGCTGTTCCCGCAGCTCGGACGCGGCGTGCACGCGCTGCCGGCGGACACCGCAGGCCGGCGGGAGCTGGACGACTTCACCGGGCACGTGCTGGAGGCGTTCGCGCTGCGCGGGCGTGCGCTGCGCCTCGGGTGGACGCGCGGCGAGACGGTCGACGGCGGGTGGTTCCTCACGTACGACAAGAGGTTCCCGACGCTCGGCGTCGTCGCGCGCATCGAGTTCACCGGGAACTCGCTCCCGGAGGAGAACCGGACCGTGGCGCTGCGCACGCTGTCCTTCCACCGGAGCGGCCCCGACGGGCAGGGTGAGGTGGGGCTCACCGTCGGCGAGGTGCCCGCGGTGCTCGTGTCCGAGTGCTGGCACGACCTGCGGGCGATCGCGGCGGAGGGCACGGGGTTCGACCCCGACTGGGAGAAGCGGACGGCGGGGTACTGA
- a CDS encoding ATP-binding protein — protein MTDVTGEILRAPAEVAYADELAALAAADGGDRPAGWRLTPRAVRAFVVGDPRLGVTRKFYGDDALVDRCVVTLMSNRGLLLVGEPGTAKSMLSELLAAAVSGDSTCTVQGSSGTTDDQITYSWNYALLLAEGPTPRALVRGPLHRALAHGTVCRFEEVTRVQPEIQDVLIGIMSDKVLHVPELDGPDGVVFAARGFNVVATANLRDRGVHEMSSALKRRFNFETVRPIRDRDLERRLIVEQTTGLLERADVSTRLDPDVVDLLVTAFHDLRDGVTQDGVVVERPSAVMSSAEAVAVGYAAALDAHYFGDGRVGGEHVARQLIGTVLKDNPEDGTKLRHYYDVVVGPRARRDRRWKAVLETRAELDR, from the coding sequence ATGACGGACGTGACCGGCGAGATCCTGCGCGCACCCGCGGAGGTGGCCTACGCTGACGAGCTCGCCGCGCTCGCGGCGGCGGACGGCGGCGACCGGCCGGCGGGGTGGCGCCTCACGCCCCGCGCCGTGCGGGCGTTCGTCGTCGGCGACCCGCGGCTCGGCGTCACACGCAAGTTCTACGGCGACGACGCGCTCGTCGACCGGTGCGTCGTGACCCTCATGAGCAACCGCGGGCTGCTGCTCGTGGGGGAGCCCGGCACGGCGAAGTCGATGCTCTCGGAGCTGCTCGCCGCGGCGGTGTCGGGCGACTCGACGTGCACGGTCCAGGGCAGCTCCGGCACGACCGACGACCAGATCACCTACTCGTGGAACTACGCGCTGCTCCTCGCGGAGGGGCCGACCCCGCGCGCGCTCGTCCGCGGGCCGCTGCACCGGGCGCTCGCCCACGGCACGGTGTGCCGCTTCGAGGAGGTCACCCGCGTCCAGCCCGAGATCCAGGACGTGCTCATCGGGATCATGTCGGACAAGGTGCTGCACGTCCCCGAGCTCGACGGTCCGGACGGCGTCGTGTTCGCGGCGCGCGGCTTCAACGTGGTCGCGACCGCGAACCTGCGCGACCGCGGCGTGCACGAGATGTCGAGCGCCTTGAAGCGCCGGTTCAATTTCGAGACCGTCCGCCCGATCCGCGACCGCGACCTCGAGCGGCGGCTCATCGTCGAGCAGACGACCGGTCTGCTGGAGCGGGCCGACGTGAGCACCCGCCTCGACCCGGACGTCGTCGACCTGCTGGTCACGGCGTTCCACGACCTGCGCGACGGCGTGACGCAGGACGGTGTCGTCGTCGAGCGCCCGTCGGCCGTCATGAGCTCCGCCGAGGCCGTCGCCGTGGGGTACGCGGCGGCCCTCGACGCGCACTACTTCGGCGACGGGCGCGTCGGGGGCGAGCACGTCGCGCGGCAGCTCATCGGGACGGTGCTGAAGGACAACCCCGAGGACGGCACGAAGCTGCGGCACTACTACGACGTCGTCGTCGGGCCGCGCGCCCGGCGCGACCGGCGGTGGAAGGCGGTGCTGGAGACGCGCGCCGAGCTGGACCGGTGA